TCAGCAAGTAATGGGTTTCCAGCGATCAGTTTACGGGCATAATCAGCCATTTCTGACGCTTCCACAGCATACACATGCTTGGCACCAGCCTAAATTAGGGgggaaataattaatattttgttttcacatATGCTCTAGAACCTTTTGGACCAGGAAAGTTTCTAAATATTTGCATTTACCAGTGCAGCAAACATTGACAAAATGCCACTTCCAGCACCCACATCTACAACAACACGCCCAGCAAAATCTGAACGATTCTCCATGACCGCAGCATGATAAGTACCTGAAGAGAGTAACATCATAACATGAGTCAAAATAGCTATGTGAAGAAAACTAAAGAATCTAAGATAAGTGGTGCACAAAGTGGAGACGTGCTTACCAGTCCTCACATAATCCTGAAGCATGTTCTGCTGATGTAGAAGTTGTCCGTAATAATGGAAATACATTTTGGCTGAAGCAGCCTCTATCTTATTGTCGAACTTGCTTTTACCATCTGGAACTGTTCCGTTCGCCAAGGAGGAGGATCCTAGAAAGCGAAAGAATATGATTACATGAACAACATATAGCGAATCAATCATAAAATTGGAATTTGGTGAAGTATGCATACACATCAGCATCTAATAAACCAAGaggaaaacataaacaatgTACACAAAGAAGCACCTTTCCAGCAGCATTCGTTGTCCACTCCTCAAATGAATCAAAAACTCCTTGCTTTCCTTCTCTTCTCTAAACTTTATCACAACTCCTCGAGAGAATGAATCCTGACACACACAAAGGTAACACCTTTAATATCAATTACACACTCGGAACTAGAAAACAACATGAGAAACCAATCAACCACTCTCGTAAACACaatgagaagaaagagaaaCTTACCTCTTTAATGGAATCCGACCTATCAGAAACACACATGAACTGAAGCGGCCCCAACTTGAACAACTGAGAGcaaaacacaaaaataagaTCCAATGCACAAGTAACAGTGTTCGACCCTCTTAACTCAATTGAAGCTTTGAAAAGTTTCCAACTTTAGATGATTTATAGCCCACCTGAGTTGAGCTAAGATCAAAACCGAATTCAGATTCGTGAAATCGAAGCTCAGTGACTTCATTAACGCGGGAGAACGTAGCTGAAACAGGGGAGGAGGACGAAggagatgaggaggaggaggtgagATCAGTGACTGAGGCTAGTGTGAACTCTTGCTGTTTCATTGAAGTAGCCTCCATGATTTTGAGAGAGGCTAAGGAATGTGTTAGAAACAGTAcgtgtgtgtgtatgtatagATGGAGTGaaaagggtttagggttttttttttttttttttaaaggagaGATTTTCAGGAGCGCTCCGTTGAAAGCccaaagaggaggaagaagaagacgatacTGTGGGTATTTACgtaattttgtatttattttggaCTTTTTCCGCTTCTCAAACTTTGGGCTTGTTTAATAAGGCCCATTTGAATATTGGGCCTAGAGTTTGTATTCTACATGTTTCTAATTCCCAAGATAATTAGAAAACTCAGAGTAATTTTCTTCTCATGTAATTCCTTAGattatgaagtttttttttgtaaagtgaTGCAATCACAACGATGTACTTGTGATGTGAAAATCATAAGAAAAGAAGATAATGTTCATGATGCTATGTCATCAATAGCGGTTAATCATTGAGatattttgaatcaattccCTGATCACATCGTTATAATcactaactagattttgacccgcgctttgaaatcgcgggtttatttttgaaattaaaaaaattgtttgtacAAATTTATGTATAAAGTGTATAAGTATAAACATATTTATCTGGAActgaagaattaaaaaaaacaaaatcaaatcgaACCGAAGTTCATAAATAACCAAATAGATCCTCTATCTCTGCAACCGAAAAAATCGAAATCGAACTGGAACCGAACGAAAAGCAAATGAGtaaccaaattttttaaaatacatattatataccaacaaatattaattatgtttaatttCTGAATAACCAAATTTCCTAAAATGCAATTTATAGACTAAATTATCCAAAACAAcgaattaccaaaatattttaaatcctaaatttttaaaatcatctaTGAATGCCAAGGGCAAATAGTGTAtctacatttaaatatatgggtctatttatttgtccaattatttaatttcttttagtaggatatattatgtgatttacaaaaaaaaaattataaaaataatgttttcatATTCGATTTAAATCCACGGTCGAACAGGTAAACTCGGTGACCCGTATATAATCTGGTTTAGATTAGTGAAAACccatttaattaaaaatctgaCAAAATCAAGAAATCTGCCATTAATCCGTGACATGACACTCGTTGATCCAATAAAAACcgataaaaatatgataatattttcaaaaaaaaatatttaaacttctcatatactttttaataatacattaaactgaataaaatatttggtttgtGATTTTCCACAATttggttaaattttttaatatgtcaTTCTAACAAAATAGTAATGGAAAACCTAAAATTTGTTGACATGataatattagtttatgttCAATGtgatattctattaattttttttttagatttaaaattaattgtaaaataaattttatttagctGTATATTATCTTAACCTTTAGTTAACGTTCTAATTtggtattaaaatagttaatgtattatttttcatggcaaacaaaaaaagaaattcagagaaaatattttaaatgtat
The sequence above is a segment of the Raphanus sativus cultivar WK10039 unplaced genomic scaffold, ASM80110v3 Scaffold0839, whole genome shotgun sequence genome. Coding sequences within it:
- the LOC130503161 gene encoding LOW QUALITY PROTEIN: probable histone-arginine methyltransferase 1.4 (The sequence of the model RefSeq protein was modified relative to this genomic sequence to represent the inferred CDS: inserted 1 base in 1 codon; substituted 1 base at 1 genomic stop codon) → MEATSMKQQEFTLASVTDLTSSSSSPSSSSPVSATFSRVNEVTELRFHESEFGFDLSSTQLFKLGPLQFMCVSDRSDSIKEDSFSRGVVIKFREEKESKEFXDSFEEWTTNAAGKVLLXSSSLANGTVPDGKSKFDNKIEAASAKMYFHYYGQLLHQQNMLQDYVRTGTYHAAVMENRSDFAGRVVVDVGAGSGILSMFAALAGAKHVYAVEASEMADYARKLIAGNPLLAERITVIKGKIEDIELPEKADVLISEPMGTLLVNERMLETYVIARDRFLSPNGKMFPTVGRIHMAPFSDEFLFVEMANKALFWQQQNYYGVDLTPLYASAHQGYFSQVNPFTTSD